A region of Vigna radiata var. radiata cultivar VC1973A chromosome 10, Vradiata_ver6, whole genome shotgun sequence DNA encodes the following proteins:
- the LOC106774983 gene encoding MADS-box protein JOINTLESS-like isoform X2, giving the protein MPMSSLHLLPFETTTVGHDFLVCLILTKMVRKKIPIKKIVDVTARQVTFSKRKGGLLKKARELSLLCDAEIALIVFSPGGKLFDYASSSMQKITERYILFSELNLDKLDQSYPTEQGRSNYASLNKELEDRSREMRQLNGEELEGLTLKELQKLEERLDSSMTRLYKTKVQNLLADISILTQKQNKLKEDNLLIKQRIKHVQEESFDTSLTLGLPLPSASK; this is encoded by the exons ATGCCCATGTCTtcccttcatcttcttcctttcgAGACAACCACAG TAGGGCACGATTTTCTGGTCTGCTTGATTTTGACGAAAATGGTGAGGAAGAAGATACCGATCAAGAAGATCGTGGACGTAACTGCGAGGCAGGTGACATTCTCAAAGAGAAAGGGTGGCCTTTTGAAGAAGGCACGTGAGCTTTCTCTTCTTTGCGATGCTGAGATTGCTCTCATAGTCTTTTCACCTGGTGGCAAACTCTTCGACTATGCAAGTTCAAG TATGCAGAAAATAACtgaaagatatattttattctcagaGTTGAACCTTGACAAACTAGACCAGTCATATCCTACGGAGcag GGTAGAAGTAATTATGCTTCTTTGAACAAGGAATTGGAAGATAGGAGTCGTGAAATGAG ACAGCTGAATGGAGAAGAGTTGGAAGGATTGACCCTAAAGGAACTACAGAAATTAGAAGAACGACTTGATTCATCCATGACCCGTCTTTATAAAACCAAGGTTCAAAATTTGTTAGCAGATATCAGCATACTTACGCAGAAG CAAAACAAACTCAAGGAAGATAACCTACTGATAAAACAG AGAATAAAGCATGTACAAGAGGAATCCTTTGACACCTCCCTTACATTGGG GCTACCTTTGCCATCTGCCTCAAAATAG
- the LOC106774983 gene encoding MADS-box protein JOINTLESS-like isoform X1, giving the protein MPMSSLHLLPFETTTAVGHDFLVCLILTKMVRKKIPIKKIVDVTARQVTFSKRKGGLLKKARELSLLCDAEIALIVFSPGGKLFDYASSSMQKITERYILFSELNLDKLDQSYPTEQGRSNYASLNKELEDRSREMRQLNGEELEGLTLKELQKLEERLDSSMTRLYKTKVQNLLADISILTQKQNKLKEDNLLIKQRIKHVQEESFDTSLTLGLPLPSASK; this is encoded by the exons ATGCCCATGTCTtcccttcatcttcttcctttcgAGACAACCACAG CAGTAGGGCACGATTTTCTGGTCTGCTTGATTTTGACGAAAATGGTGAGGAAGAAGATACCGATCAAGAAGATCGTGGACGTAACTGCGAGGCAGGTGACATTCTCAAAGAGAAAGGGTGGCCTTTTGAAGAAGGCACGTGAGCTTTCTCTTCTTTGCGATGCTGAGATTGCTCTCATAGTCTTTTCACCTGGTGGCAAACTCTTCGACTATGCAAGTTCAAG TATGCAGAAAATAACtgaaagatatattttattctcagaGTTGAACCTTGACAAACTAGACCAGTCATATCCTACGGAGcag GGTAGAAGTAATTATGCTTCTTTGAACAAGGAATTGGAAGATAGGAGTCGTGAAATGAG ACAGCTGAATGGAGAAGAGTTGGAAGGATTGACCCTAAAGGAACTACAGAAATTAGAAGAACGACTTGATTCATCCATGACCCGTCTTTATAAAACCAAGGTTCAAAATTTGTTAGCAGATATCAGCATACTTACGCAGAAG CAAAACAAACTCAAGGAAGATAACCTACTGATAAAACAG AGAATAAAGCATGTACAAGAGGAATCCTTTGACACCTCCCTTACATTGGG GCTACCTTTGCCATCTGCCTCAAAATAG